tcatattgaTCCGGGTATTAGGTAACTCTGAACTGAGTCAGTACAGACACGAGGCTTTAGCAttacagagacacacacaggtTCATGAGAAGTACGTTGGATACTGACCGTCTCGTCATTGCAGATGGAGTGTATCTGCGTACCAAACATGACAGCCGTGAAAGTGAGGAATAGGATGGCTTCGAGACAGAGGAAGATCAGCAGTAGCACGGATACACCGGGAGAGAAGTCACTGCACTCTGGCCCCACCAAAAAAATGAGACAGAAATTCAAGGTTTTTATGCTGCTAATAAGGAGTCCTCAAGGCTTTAAAAAATAGATTGGCTGCAAAGTCACTGACAAATAATGTAAGCCTTAAAACGATTATTATTGTGTTCTACAACAGACAAAGACCAGATCTGGTCCTAAAATAGACTTCGGTATTATGACCATTATATAccgtataatataatatcatagaTATGGCAGCGTTATCTTTCCTATATCATCTGGGCTGAATGTTTTTTCTAATTGAATGACAGTGAGGGGGTGGGAACTTACCGTTCCACTGTACTTTAATACACGTGAAGAAGTGCATGCCACTCAGGCCCAGTGCATGAGCAGATATTAATGCTATGTACATCTGAGGAGAGACAAACCTTCATATGAATATCACTGATCATAGTAGTGGATTAATTTGTGGAAAACATCATTTTAAGCTTTAAGATAATAAAGTAACTaactaaaaataatagtaaaataacaGTGTACTTACAgtgaaaaggacaaaaaatcTCTGGTTCTTTTCTCCCACGCAGTTATTGACCCAGGGACAGTGGTGATCCATCTTCCGGATGCACCGTTTACAAATACTGCATGCCAGACAGAGAAAATATGTATGTGTGATATTCCAGTTTAGTGTCACTATCCAGTTCAGTTTGTTCACCGCACCGACCTGCAGTGGTGTGCTCTCTCAGGCTTGATGCTGCAGCACTTTGGGCACTTGTAGATAACCTCACCAGGTTTCAGCTGCAACCTCTCCATGTATTCCTTGGTTGCATTTCCTTTGGGAACCGCCCCCTGAAGATTCAAAATGTAATCAATTATTGCAATTTTTATCAATAAAATCATGAACTGGCTTCTGGTACACTGTGACCCGCATGACACGCTTACCGGATCTGACAACATGGTGCGGAGATGTGAAGCCAGGGCCAGCACAGCTAGGGAGTTGAAGGTGGCTCCGTTCAGCAGAGAATACCAGAAGCTCTTGGCGGGCATCAGCATGACAAAGTTCACAACAAACTGGGCGTAGAGCACCAGGAACCAGGTCATGCCAGCGCACACCATACCACAGCTGTCCTGGATAAACCACACAGTACGGTTCCCGGCGGAATGGTCTGCGTGGCCGCCACCAACCATCACTCCTGCTGCCAGACTACCCGACTCGACGTCGCCACCTGCCGACAGCAGGGGATGGTGCTGCTCCATTTCACGCAGTCGGTGGTTTGAAGAGTGCATCCTACCCTATAGCGGATGAGATAATGACATGAAAAGGAACATAGAAATACCTCAACGGATGACAGCACAATAAGAACCAAATTCCTCTGTCGCGCAAGGAAGTATCTCAATGGAACACCAATACAGGACTGGGGTGAGATCAAAGGGGAAAAGTCATGATTGTGTTTCATCaattactgtacaaaaaaacacttcctggtACATTGTGTATGTATGACAAGGCCCAAACAAAGCAAGTATGATTGGTTGATTGGGACTACAAAGAACATTATGCAAGACCTGAGTAGAGACCCATTGCAAAAGTCAAGTGAGTCAAGTTAGCCACAACACAGATGACGTTCTGGTGCTAAATTTATGCTAATGGTGATCAATGTTAAAATACACAGCATACAAGTTCAACCTTATCCATCAAGAGAATCAAAATGGTCAAACCTGTCTTTACCTTGTCAAAGAAAATACAAGCAAGCCTCATTTTCTCTGATCACATACTTTCAACAGCAGTCTTGGAACGTCCCTATGGTTTTCAAAACAAACCCATTAATGCTCTTGTCGTGTCCTGTTTGCTTGTCTGCCTGTGAGGTACCACTGGGAGGGAAGGTGAGTGAGAGGGAGCCAAACTTATGACTGTGATGAATTTGAAATCAAAACAGAGTGTGACACAGAcgcgtgtgagtgtgtgtacagGCCTTGGCAAGAAAGTCTCCACACATTGTCGTTCTCAGGTGCGATGATGGATGACAAACAATACGCAATCCATCACTCAAGTGTGGGCTAAGACAGATGTCTTTGCTAAAATGTGGATAAATAACCAAGCATTGCCCCCACCCAAACTACAAGAGTTGCACAACAATCCGTCACAACCTCACATCTCAATTCTTCAAAGCCCCAAAAGGCACTGGaaggtttctttttccttcTCCTCCAATAATGTCAAGGTTACAAGAGAACATTCTGGTCTAAGTGCATACAGACTATGTTGGCAGCTTCAGGATCAATCAATGTGTCTCTTGGAAACTGATCCCGCAGCAGAGGAGCATATATCGATACAACATGATACCATTTCAGACACTTATTATGTGCTTTGGAAATGTTATTGTATTTGCTGTTCAGTGTCTGGGAGTCTGGTGCACAGTCAAATGCACAACAAACGTAAGAAGTGGGATTTTACGATTTATTTCATCATTACAAAACATGACTTGCTCAATTTTGGATTCTGTCTACATTTCATGTATCAATGCCATTAGCCAGTGTATTTAGGGATGAACTAAACGACTTAGTGCTTTGAGAGGTGGCAATAACATTTTATACCTGCTGCAATTATGCTATGTAACACTCTAACAGAAACTAAAACAGTGTCTCGGTAAGATGCACAACAACTCTACCGCTTTAAACTCCAAACTCCATTTTAAAACTAATACTACTAATCATACTTTTGTAAAGGCAacattttttattcaactctTGGGGGTCTTGATCAATATCAGTATCGGCCAgtattcaaggctgcaatatccgtgtggtttaaaaaaaaaaaaaaaaaaattcagggcACCCCATTAAAGATAGACAAGAATACGGAATACAGACCGAATACACTCCCCGGTCACTTCATGCTGTATTGATTCTTCCTGTGCTCAATAAAAGGAGGTGGTCCATTAGAgtaacagcagcagcagcagctcctccaACTGTTCACTGTTCCCAGTCAGAAGGCACAACGCAAGACTTAGTTAATGGACCAATGAACAGTCAGGGGCGTCGACACTCAATcctgttttctttgtctttttggaACCTCAAATTGAAAGGTCCAATAAGAACAAAGGCTAATCTGTTATTGTGTTCAATGACATGTTAAATGTCattgggccgcatgtggccagCGGCCCGCTAACTAAGTAGGCCCGGTGtatgggtgtcaaactcatgccacggagggccgagacactacaggttttttttacaaagcagGTGATTAGCCCTCTTCGGTTTGAGtgaaggagctcgtcaattcaATCCCACGCTGGAGAAgctggttggaaagaaaacctgccaCTTCAGCCCTCTATTGACACATGTAGTCTAGAGTAAgtagaaaaaactgaaaaaataaatacaagctTCAGGAAAcgctcatttgtttttttgtgattatgGGGCTCCTCCCCTTTGTCAAGGTAGGAATGCTGCTCTTCCAGCTtttaaaaaggtgaaaaaaagcTGACAACTAAGTGATAGAAATGAAATAGATACTGTACCTACCTAATATGTTCCCTCTTCACAAGAACATTCTGTGATGTGGAACTTCAGCACCAGCATTTGGTAGTAGATAGATATGTAGATAGACATGAAGGCGGAAAAAGcatctgaaatgaaaaaaaggtttGATTTCATACATAAATTGAATTCTTTTCATTATTTTACAGTAGACATCACCATCACAATATCACAGACGTTACATGCAGACCTCATTATCACTCATTCTTTTCTTAAGAAATGTGGCCGTGTTGTTTTAATTGGGTAATCAATTAGcctttgattaattgttgcagtgCTGCACTAAAACACAACAATGACGTCAGTGGTGGGCAGTGTatttggtacctgggccttcagtggcGACTTGACGAGCAAGAAAAGGGCCAGTATTgttaataaatatgataattttatatattgccATTAATTCATAACACATATCACTGTGCCAAGTGCTGATGTTGTTACCCATAACGCCAATCAGCCATT
The Doryrhamphus excisus isolate RoL2022-K1 chromosome 12, RoL_Dexc_1.0, whole genome shotgun sequence genome window above contains:
- the zdhhc7 gene encoding palmitoyltransferase ZDHHC7 isoform X2, giving the protein MHSSNHRLREMEQHHPLLSAGGDVESGSLAAGVMVGGGHADHSAGNRTVWFIQDSCGMVCAGMTWFLVLYAQFVVNFVMLMPAKSFWYSLLNGATFNSLAVLALASHLRTMLSDPGAVPKGNATKEYMERLQLKPGEVIYKCPKCCSIKPERAHHCSICKRCIRKMDHHCPWVNNCVGEKNQRFFVLFTMYIALISAHALGLSGMHFFTCIKVQWNECSDFSPGVSVLLLIFLCLEAILFLTFTAVMFGTQIHSICNDETEIERLKNEKPTWERRTRWDGMKAVFGGPPSLLWCNPFTGLRLHRLTFLNQSRRPGSEFSI
- the zdhhc7 gene encoding palmitoyltransferase ZDHHC7 isoform X1; this encodes MHSSNHRLREMEQHHPLLSAGGDVESGSLAAGVMVGGGHADHSAGNRTVWFIQDSCGMVCAGMTWFLVLYAQFVVNFVMLMPAKSFWYSLLNGATFNSLAVLALASHLRTMLSDPVSVSCGSQCTRSQFMILLIKIAIIDYILNLQGAVPKGNATKEYMERLQLKPGEVIYKCPKCCSIKPERAHHCSICKRCIRKMDHHCPWVNNCVGEKNQRFFVLFTMYIALISAHALGLSGMHFFTCIKVQWNECSDFSPGVSVLLLIFLCLEAILFLTFTAVMFGTQIHSICNDETEIERLKNEKPTWERRTRWDGMKAVFGGPPSLLWCNPFTGLRLHRLTFLNQSRRPGSEFSI